In Amphiura filiformis chromosome 1, Afil_fr2py, whole genome shotgun sequence, the following are encoded in one genomic region:
- the LOC140150942 gene encoding uncharacterized protein, which produces MASLFKGGRKAAQLELNSELPHFDVYYIGRSTARAKMGRECTKGIVEELIQKAKLLPELQRVSVTITSKGIMVREMSETNPRETFIPIYDVTYGAADKSHKNVFSFVTNFSLNQNRDERKSTYDTARPFVCHAFYCRDAAMARAMVVYLVRAFKVGFESWKRAAKSQELREKIRAGPGQGSSTAGETIKKSSSSGSGGTLKQLDINGINNLSPRITVPPKVQAPPVETSNHVDKVTKWLDKWLNVGDKKPTSSSPSKSQMINTTDEENQEFSKRMQEFSDPDTLNIDIDIKSELEDPEVRSVLEEMAEQTEKDENESTASAASDSQETGSNNSSNSSAPTVVKPKPKLTPVGMLQNNKQLLF; this is translated from the coding sequence ATGGCGTCTTTATTCAAGGGAGGCCGAAAAGCTGCCCAGTTAGAACTCAATAGCGAACTGCCACATTTTGATGTGTACTACATCGGACGCTCCACAGCTAGAGCTAAAATGGGTCGAGAATGCACAAAAGGAATTGTTGAAGAATTAATTCAGAAGGCCAAATTATTACCTGAATTACAGAGAGTTAGTGTGACTATAACGAGCAAAGGAATTATGGTGCGAGAGATGAGTGAAACAAATCCACGTGAGACTTTTATACCCATATACGATGTGACCTATGGGGCTGCGGACAAATCCCACAAAAATGTCTTCTCGTTTGTCACCAATTTTAGTCTAAACCAAAATCGTGATGAACGGAAATCAACTTATGACACTGCTCGGCCATTTGTATGTCACGCCTTCTACTGTCGCGATGCTGCAATGGCGCGAGCTATGGTGGTGTATTTAGTACGGGCCTTCAAAGTCGGGTTCGAATCCTGGAAACGTGCCGCAAAAAGCCAAGAATTAAGAGAAAAGATCCGGGCTGGACCTGGACAGGGGTCTTCAACAGCTGGTGAGACCATAAAGAAGTCCAGCAGTAGTGGGTCAGGAGGTACCTTGAAACAATTAGACATTAATGGTATCAATAATCTGAGCCCAAGAATTACCGTCCCGCCAAAAGTTCAAGCTCCACCTGTAGAAACCTCCAACCATGTGGATAAAGTCACCAAGTGGCTAGACAAATGGTTGAATGTAGGAGACAAGAAACCAACCTCATCATCACCTTCTAAAAGCCAAATGATCAATACGACTGACGAAGAGAACCAAGAGTTCTCCAAAAGAATGCAAGAGTTTTCCGATCCTGACACCTTGAATATTGACATAGACATCAAGTCTGAACTGGAAGACCCTGAGGTCAGGAGTGTCTTAGAGGAGATGGCTGAGCAGACGGAGAAGGATGAGAACGAATCCACTGCATCTGCGGCTTCAGACTCTCAAGAAACTGGTTCTAATAATTCGTCTAATAGTAGTGCACCAACTGTAGTGAAACCAAAGCCTAAACTGACTCCTGTCGGGATGTTACAGAAtaacaaacaacttcttttctAG